A single region of the Stegostoma tigrinum isolate sSteTig4 chromosome 8, sSteTig4.hap1, whole genome shotgun sequence genome encodes:
- the LOC125456531 gene encoding protein SPO16 homolog isoform X2, translating to MYCRSELENLSHHEVISSLSNQQQRIRFSDSVISGSIIFPLSGIAFIVMEIEDFCNSSQETKLMEQIEQFVHIHRNSFLLLAAALYGVKEWEILFKIQQRFLGSNLRIIPAHNSADMVKSMLTIAKVTCKPHVDSVRDRIAMIRAQIIEHSPVWEMLHKRQLNDM from the exons ATGTACTGTAGAAGTGAGCTTGAAAATCTTTCT cATCATGAAGTGATTTCTTCCTTGTCTAATCAGCAGCAACGAATTAGGttctctgattctgtgatatCTGGATCAATCATTTTCCCACTTTCTG GTATTGCTTTTATTGTAATGGAGATCGAAGATTTCTGCAATAGTTCTCAAGAAACAAAGCTGATGGAGCAAATTGAACAATTTGTTCACATTCATCGCAACAGTTTTTTGCTTTTGGCTGCTGCCCTTTATGGTGTGAAAGAATGGGAAATACTATTTAAAATTCAACAAAG GTTTTTAGGTAGTAATCTGAGAATCATCCCTGCACACAATTCTGCTGATATGGTCAAGAGTATGCTGACTATAGCCAAG GTTACATGTAAACCTCACGTGGACAGTGTTCGTGACCGCATCGCCATGATCAGAGCTCAGATCATAGAACATAGTCCTGTCTGGGAGATGCTTCACAAGCGACAGCTGAATGATATGTAA
- the LOC125456531 gene encoding protein SPO16 homolog isoform X1 — protein sequence MATGGAVIVSSSLQHHEVISSLSNQQQRIRFSDSVISGSIIFPLSGIAFIVMEIEDFCNSSQETKLMEQIEQFVHIHRNSFLLLAAALYGVKEWEILFKIQQRFLGSNLRIIPAHNSADMVKSMLTIAKVTCKPHVDSVRDRIAMIRAQIIEHSPVWEMLHKRQLNDM from the exons ATGGCGACGGGCGGCGCCGTTATCGTCAGCAGCTCACTTCAG cATCATGAAGTGATTTCTTCCTTGTCTAATCAGCAGCAACGAATTAGGttctctgattctgtgatatCTGGATCAATCATTTTCCCACTTTCTG GTATTGCTTTTATTGTAATGGAGATCGAAGATTTCTGCAATAGTTCTCAAGAAACAAAGCTGATGGAGCAAATTGAACAATTTGTTCACATTCATCGCAACAGTTTTTTGCTTTTGGCTGCTGCCCTTTATGGTGTGAAAGAATGGGAAATACTATTTAAAATTCAACAAAG GTTTTTAGGTAGTAATCTGAGAATCATCCCTGCACACAATTCTGCTGATATGGTCAAGAGTATGCTGACTATAGCCAAG GTTACATGTAAACCTCACGTGGACAGTGTTCGTGACCGCATCGCCATGATCAGAGCTCAGATCATAGAACATAGTCCTGTCTGGGAGATGCTTCACAAGCGACAGCTGAATGATATGTAA